The following are from one region of the Lynx canadensis isolate LIC74 chromosome D4, mLynCan4.pri.v2, whole genome shotgun sequence genome:
- the DMRTA1 gene encoding doublesex- and mab-3-related transcription factor A1 → MEQSQCGSRDRSGSGRPHLAPGLVAAAPPPPSPALPVPPGIPVPPTFLRPPSLFLRAAAAAAGSGGCAPAPGLERGVGAVGCGYPRTPKCARCRNHGVVSALKGHKRFCRWRDCACAKCTLIAERQRVMAAQVALRRQQAQEESEARGLQRFLYPGPCGPGGRTPGGGSLTENSQASSGRVAVTTLGLGALRHTDLATPAFQVVQPDNMEENQELKESKYESCQSGQEVPVSKSHQRTLGSSPKPNGVIGKQNIRPSISENSMKDDSIQPPHPGELSGGEESPRSLSSSDLESGNESEWAKDFTATRASLPTLSSRPRDPLDILTRIFPSYRRSRLEGILRFCKGDVVQAIEQVLNGKEHRPDTRDLASSGELANTAFQRASNFSLGGIGFGTLGNKSAFSPLQTTSASYGGDSHLYSLNPRLGINPLRLAYSSPGRGLSGFMSPYLTPGLVPALPFRPALDYAFSGMIRDSSYLPSKDSITGGRLYSRPNQDSL, encoded by the exons ATGGAGCAGTCACAGTGTGGCAGCAGAGACCGCAGCGGCAGCGGCCGACCCCACCTGGCCCCGGGGCTGGTGgcggccgcccctccgcccccgtCTCCGGCGTTGCCAGTGCCCCCGGGGATACCGGTTCCTCCAACTTTCCTGCGGCCGCCCAGCCTCTTTCTGCGGGCAGCCGCAGCCGCCGCGGGAAGCGGGGGCTGCGCGCCGGCTCCCGGACTGGAGAGAGGGGTGGGCGCCGTGGGCTGCGGCTATCCGCGGACACCCAAGTGCGCCCGTTGTCGCAACCACGGCGTCGTGTCGGCACTCAAGGGCCACAAACGCTTCTGCCGCTGGCGGGACTGCGCGTGTGCCAAGTGCACCCTGATAGCCGAGCGCCAGCGCGTCATGGCCGCCCAGGTGGCGCTGCGCCGGCAGCAGGCCCAGGAGGAGAGCGAGGCCCGGGGGCTGCAGAGGTTCCTGTACCCGGGGCCCTGCGGGCCCGGGGGTCGGACACCCGGAGGCGGCAGCCTAACGGAGAATTCCCAGGCCTCGAGCGGCCGTGTGGCGGTGACGACGCTGGGACTGGGTGCCCTGAGACACACTGATCTGGCGACCCCTGCTTTCCAAGTTGTCCAGCCAGATAATATGGAGGAAAACCAAG aaCTAAAAGAGAGTAAATATGAATCATGCCAGAGTGGACAAGAAGTGCCAGTCTCCAAATCCCATCAACGTACTCTGGGATCCTCTCCTAAGCCTAATGGTGtcattggaaaacaaaacatcagGCCGTCTATTTCAGAAAACTCAATGAAGGATGATAGCATTCAGCCTCCTCACCCTGGGGAGTTatcaggaggggaagagagtccCAGGTCCCTGTCATCATCTGATTTGGAATCAGGAAATGAAAGTGAGTGGGCCAAAGACTTCACTGCTACCAGAGCCAGCCTTCCCACACTGTCCTCAAGACCAAGAGACCCTCTTGATATCCTTACCAGGATTTTCCCAAGTTATAGGCGTAGCCGACTAGAAGGCATTCTGCGGTTCTGCAAAGGGGATGTGGTCCAAGCCATTGAACAGGTCCTAAATGGGAAGGAGCACAGACCAGACACCAGGGACCTAGCAAGCTCAGGAGAATTGGCAAATACAGCTTTTCAGAGAGCTTCAAATTTTAGTTTAGGTGGAATTGGTTTTGGAACTCTAGGGAATAAATCagctttctctcctcttcagaCTACGTCTGCCTCTTATGGAGGTGATTCACATCTCTACAGCTTAAACCCCAGACTAGGTATCAATCCGTTACGGCTGGCATATTCCTCTCCAGGAAGAGGGCTATCTGGTTTTATGTCTCCTTACCTAACTCCGGGGTTGGTACCAGCACTGCCTTTTCGGCCAGCTTTGGATTATGCATTTTCAGGAATGATTAGGGATTCTTCCTACCTTCCTAGCAAAGACTCCATAACTGGTGGCAGATTGTATTCCAGGCCAAATCAGGACAGTCTG